In one window of Bizionia sp. M204 DNA:
- a CDS encoding phosphatase PAP2 family protein gives MLKLIKFALKQLKQLLKHWHSKYQNQIPYFLILGLALFLIIGGINLFIELTENLKTDSIAQFDTAVTRFILSYRSESLTQYFTFITEVGDIYGYLIVFTLCTILFYLILKSWNYVIQLSLVMLLALSSNLILKQIINRSRPELEHLVTVKTLSYPSGHAMTAMAFYGFLIFLFYGFKIHRFLKFTIITLLIFLIFSIGISRIYLGVHFPSDILGGFVAGFIWVIFCAFVFSIITVFGKDPKT, from the coding sequence ATGCTAAAACTAATTAAATTTGCTCTTAAACAACTTAAGCAACTTCTTAAACATTGGCATAGTAAATATCAGAACCAAATACCCTATTTCTTAATTTTAGGATTAGCGTTATTTCTTATTATTGGTGGTATAAATCTATTTATTGAATTAACTGAAAATCTAAAAACGGATTCTATAGCGCAGTTTGATACTGCTGTTACTAGATTCATTTTATCGTACAGGTCCGAATCCTTGACACAATATTTCACCTTTATAACTGAAGTAGGCGATATCTATGGCTATTTAATAGTTTTTACTTTATGCACTATATTATTCTACCTAATTTTAAAAAGTTGGAACTACGTCATTCAGTTAAGCTTGGTGATGCTATTAGCCTTGAGTTCTAATTTAATTTTAAAACAAATTATAAATAGATCTAGACCCGAATTAGAACATTTAGTAACTGTTAAAACATTGAGTTATCCAAGCGGTCATGCCATGACAGCTATGGCATTTTACGGATTTCTAATTTTTCTGTTTTATGGTTTTAAAATTCATAGATTTTTAAAATTTACCATAATTACACTTTTAATATTTCTTATATTTAGTATTGGTATTAGTCGCATTTACCTTGGCGTGCATTTTCCGTCTGATATTCTTGGTGGCTTTGTAGCAGGTTTCATTTGGGTTATTTTTTGTGCTTTTGTATTTAGCATAATTACAGTGTTTGGTAAAGATCCAAAAACATGA
- a CDS encoding YqaE/Pmp3 family membrane protein: MSLLTIILNILLPPLSVFMQKGLGSAFLISILLTIIGWIPGVIHAFIVTD; this comes from the coding sequence ATGTCATTACTAACTATCATTTTAAATATTTTACTTCCGCCTTTATCTGTTTTTATGCAAAAAGGTTTAGGAAGTGCTTTTTTAATTAGCATTCTTTTAACAATAATTGGGTGGATTCCTGGAGTTATTCATGCTTTTATAGTAACTGATTAA